The proteins below come from a single Fusarium verticillioides 7600 chromosome 3, whole genome shotgun sequence genomic window:
- a CDS encoding NTE family protein: MADLILPARAVPSIYNKSTKSPVKSNIKAKRPPVSSVPVVGTLQAAIKSANDTWQWCKDGLTEDQRLKIKQLEDRKRMLCMSMQNAESHAQWESAAKELDSLEGNDEWKRDSSSGDYNPELIEQRLHDLDEARTKCDVHTMMHLIRTALSRDLGGMDNVDLYRHSYSGTKHLIERYVESTIKTIDAVITQSRLDQSIENRDLLEGILFARQSYGRSALLLSGGGTFGMSHIGVLKALFEAQLLPRIISGASAGSIVCAAMCTRTDEEIPKLIEEFPYGDLAVFEDPSGQDGVWSNLRRLLTEGSWSDIKHLTRVMRGLMGDMTFQEAYNRTRRILNICVSTASMYELPRLLNYVTAPNVMIWSAVAASCSVPLVFNAAPLLVKDPITGEHQPWNPTPQRWIDGSVDNDLPMTRLAEMFNVNHFIVSQVNPHVVPFLAKDDHLSPFRKPERGQQTNGEDYDWIHTMTSLARDEALHRLHFLAELGIMPNLATKFQSVLSQKYSGDINILPEMSINDLPRLLSNPSPEFMMRACLMGERATWPKLSRVRDRCAIELALDRAVHRLRARVVFSQSQRDLRHLNVTAGNIPLKLPVRVKQGQAVIEPPAEIKNQKRHRRKSGSSLHVGPRQWLLLDTSTITDDDTEQEELIEMESRRRAGSPVAQRKPRLKRASRSQIHIHTRATLSAVVDAEEVNPTFNFSKPITPPLKSPKGTESQAGTPEPDNVTSATEAEPSEVFHSSDGREDTDVSDPETIEVHQLSSTLNKAVSVDEPNGPAARAGWILWD, encoded by the exons ATGGCCGACCTTATTCTCCCTGCCCGCGCGGTCCCTAGTATATACAACAAATCTACAAAATCCCCAGTTAAATCGAATATCAAAGCGAAGCGACCGCCGGTATCTTCAGTTCCTGTTGTCGGCACGCTGCAAGCGGCGATTAAATCGGCCAACGATACATGGCAGTGGTGTAAAGATGGCTTGACAGAAGATCAGCGCTTGAAGATTAAGCAGTTGGAGGACAGGAAGCGCATGCTATGCATGTCCATGCAGAAT GCCGAGTCCCACGCACAATGGGAGAGTGCCGCGAAAGAGCTCGACAGTCTCGAAGGCAACGATGAATGGAAGCGCGATTCCTCGTCAGGCGACTATAACCCCGAATTGATCGAACAAAGACTGCATGACCTGGACGAGGCGCGGACGAAATGCGATGTACATACAATGATGCACCTGATCCGTACCGCTTTGTCGCGCGACCTTGGCGGGATGGATAACGTTGACCTATACCGACACTCTTACTCCGGGACGAAACATCTTATCGAGCGATATGTCGAATCTACAATAAAGACTATTGATGCTGTTATCACGCAAAGCCGGCTTGACCAGAGTATTGAGAACAGAGACCTACTTGAAGGAATATTGTTTGCTCGACAGAGTTATGGCCGAAGCGCATTACTTTTGTCTGGTGGAGGCACCTTTGGCATGTCGCATATTGGTGTTCTCAAAGCTCTTTTCGAAGCGCAGCTGTTGCCACGAATTATATCTGGCGCAAGCGCTGGGAGTATCGTGTGTGCTGCCATGTGTACCAGgaccgatgaggagatcCCGAAGCTTATTGAAGAGTTTCCGTATGGGGATCTTGCGGTTTTCGAGGATCCTAGCGGTCAAGATGGTGTTTGGAGTAACTTGCGTCGGTTGTTGACGGAGGGAAGTTGGTCTGACATCAAGCATCTGACACGGGTAATGAGAGGATTGATGGGCGACATGACGTTTCAAGAGGCTTACAACCGGACGCGGCGCATTCTCAACATATGTGTCTCCACGGCTTCGATGTACGAATTACCACGTCTTCTCAACTACGTCACTGCACCGAATGTCATGATCTGGTCCGCCGTCGCTGCATCATGTTCTGTCCCTCTCGTCTTCAACGCTGCGCCGCTGCTTGTCAAGGATCCGATTACTGGCGAGCATCAGCCTTGGAACCCTACGCCCCAAAGATGGATCGATGGGTCTGTTGACAACGATTTACCGATGACTCGTCTTGCGGAAATGTTCAACGTCAACCATTTTATTGTTTCTCAAGTTAATCCGCACGTCGTGCCATTCCTTGCAAAAGATGACCACTTGTCGCCATTTCGAAAGCCAGAACGAGGTCAGCAAACAAATGGCGAAGATTACGATTGGATCCACACCATGACATCTCTTGCGCGCGACGAGGCCTTGCATCGACTTCATTTTCTGGCCGAACTCGGCATCATGCCCAACCTTGCGACCAAGTTCCAGAGTGTTCTCAGCCAGAAATATTCCGGTGACATCAACATTCTTCCCGAGATGAGTATAAACGACTTGCCCCGGTTATTAAGCAACCCCAGTCCAGAATTTATGATGCGCGCATGTCTCATGGGCGAACGAGCGACATGGCCCAAATTGAGTCGGGTACGCGACCGATGCGCAATTGAACTGGCATTGGATCGAGCTGTACACAGACTTCGAGCTCGAGTTGTCTTTTCGCAAAGTCAACGCGATCTTAGACATTTGAACGTCACTGCTGGAAACATCCCGCTTAAGCTGCCGGTTAGAGTAAAGCAGGGCCAAGCAGTAATTGAACCACCCGCAGAGATTAAGAACCAGAAGCGACATCGCCGCAAATCTGGAAGCAGTCTGCACGTCGGACCTCGACAGTGGCTATTACTCGACACGAGCACCATCACCGACGACGACACCGAACAAGAAGAGCTCATCGAGATGGAATCTCGTCGACGCGCTGGGTCACCCGTAGCACAGCGCAAGCCCCGCCTCAAGCGCGCATCCCGATCACAGATCCATATCCACACCCGAGCCACCCTCTCAGCCGTCGTCGACGCAGAAGAAGTAAACCCAACGTTCAATTTCTCCAAACCAATTACTCCACCATTAAAGAGCCCGAAGGGTACCGAGTCACAGGCAGGGACACCAGAGCCGGACAACGTCACTTCCGCGACAGAGGCAGAACCAAGTGAAGTGTTTCACTCGAGCGACGGGCGGGAAGACACAGATGTTAGCGATCCGGAAACAATTGAGGTGCATCAGTTGTCGAGTACGCTTAATAAGGCGGTTAGTGTGGATGAACCGAATGGACCTGCTGCGAGGGCTGGGTGGATTCTTTGGGACTAG